Below is a window of Bordetella genomosp. 9 DNA.
GGCGGGCGGCGTGCCCGCCGGCGCGATCAGGCCGAACCACGACTGCGCCACCATCGGGGGAAAACCCAGTTCCGCGAATGTGGGTGTGTCCGGGAACGCCGCGATGCGTTGCGGCGCGGCCACCGCCAGCAGACGCACCTTGTCGGCGCGCACCATGGGAATCGACGGCGGCACGCCCACCATCGCCATGTTGATCTGCCCGCCCACCAGGGCCGTCATGACGTCGGCCACGCCCTTGTACGGCACATGCGTCAGTTCGATGCCGGCCTGCTCGGAAAGCGTGGCCGCATCCAGATGCGCCTTGCTGCCCGGCCCGTACGATCCATAGGTGACCTGGCCCGGCCGCGCCTTGGCCTGCGCGACCAGTTCCTGCACGCTGCGTGCGGGAAAGTCCTTGCTGACCAACAGGACCTCGCGTGTCTGCGCCACACTGGCCACCGGCGTGAAATCTTTGACCGGGTCGTAGGGCAGCTTGCGGTACAGGTATTGGTTGGCCGATACGGTGGGATCGTTGGCCATCAGCAGCGTGTAGCCATCCGGCTGCGAACGCGCCACGTACTCGGCGGCGATGATGGTGTTGGCGCCGGGGCGGTTCTCCACCACGACGGGCTGCGACCAGCGCGCGCCCAGTTCCTGCGCCAGGCCGCGGGCCAGGACGTCGGCCAGCCCGCCCGCCGTGAAGGGCACCACGATGCGCACCATCTTCACGGGAAACGCCTGGTCCGGCGCCGCCTGTGCCGCGCCCAGCAACAGCGCGGCGGCGCCCGCCGCCAGCATCCTGGACATGTTCATGCGTATCTCCTCTTCTCGTTATGGGTACGTCAGGCGACCTGGCGGCCGCCCTGCCAGTACGGCGCCCGCAAGGCCTTCTTGTCGATCTTGTTGGTGCTGGGCAGGCGCGGCAGCGCTTCCATGAACTCGATGCTGCGCGGCTTCTTGTAGCTGGCGATGAGGCCGCGGCAGTGTTCGACCAGCGCCGCTTCGTCCGTGCGCGCGCCGGGCTGCAAGGCCACGAAGGCCTTGACCGACTCGCCCCATTTGTCGTCGGGCACGCCGACCACCGCGGCTTCCCTGACCGCCGGGTGCAGCAGCAGGGCTTCCTCGACCTCGCGCGAGTAGATGTTCTCGCCGCCGGAGATGATCATGTCCTTCTTGCGATCGACGATGAACAGATAGCCGTCCGCATCGAAATGGCCCAGGTCGCCGGTCTTCATCCAGCCGTCCGCCAGCGCCGCGGCCGTTTCCAGCGGCTTGCGCCAATATCCCTGCATGAGCGCGGCGGACCGCATCTGGATCTCGCCCACCTGTCCGTCCGGCAGCACGGCGCCGTCCTCGCCGACGATGCGGATGTCCACGCCCAGGATGGGTTGGCCGGCCGAAGCCATGCGCGCCGCCTGCTCCGGCGTGCCGTCCGGCAGATGCTGGTGCTTCAACAGCACCGTTCCCGGCCCATGCTCGGTCATGCCATACGCCTGCATGAAGATCGGGCCGAAGGTCGCGCGCGCCCGCCGCGACAGCGCCACAGACATGGGCGCGGAGGCATAGCAGACCATCTTCAGGCTCGACACGTCGCAAGGCGTGGCGGCCTGCATGTCGACCATGGCCTGGATCATGATGGGCGCGAAGTGCGCCGCGGTGACGCGCTGCGCCTCGATGCTGGACAGGATCTCGCCGGGATCGAACCTGGCATGCAACACGATGGTCGCGCCGCAGATCAGATAGCTCAGGAGTTCGGTGGTACCGCCGATGTGATACATCGGCATCACGACCAGCATGCGGTCGTCCTGCCCGGCCGAGTGGGTAAGCGCGAGCATGCGTGCCTGTTCGACCTGCGCGGCATTGCCCAGCATGACGCCCTTGGGCACGCCCGTGGTGCCGCTGGTGTAAATGAGAAACAGCGTGTCCTCGTCGCGGGCACGCAGGCCGGGGACCTCGGTGCCGGCGCGCGCCAGCGCCCGCTCATAGCCGTCGCCCGCCACATCGCTGTCCAGGCACAGCACCTGGACATCCGCCGGCAGGTCCCCGCGCAACGCCGCCACGCGCTCGGCATACGCGGACTCGTAGACCAGCAGGCTGGGTTCGCAATCGCGCAAGATGGCGGCCTGGTCGGCCTGCGCCAGCCGGTAGTTCAGGCCCACGGCGATGAAGCCGCACGTGCCCGCCGCGGCATACAGCTCCAGATACCGCGGACAGTTCTGCGCCAGGATGGCGATCCGGCTGCCGCGCCGCAGCCCCATGCCGATCAGGGCATTGCACAACCGCCGGACCCGGTCGGCGAATTCACCGTGGCTAATGCTGCGCCCTTCGAAAACGAAGGCAGGGTGGTCGCGGTAGCAGCGGGCGTTGCGCTCGATGATGTCGCCGAGAATCATGTCGTTTGTACCTCCGGATCCAGCAGGAGCAGGGTGCTGGCATAACCCTCCTGGACGACGCGCGACTGGGTGTCCACCAGCGCGAAATGCCGTTCCACAATGGCGCGCCGGCCGCTCGAGGCGATCCGCTTCGCATGGATGGCCGTACGCACGTGCACGGTGTCGCCTGGGACCAAGGGACGCCGGTACTGCCATTCCTTCAGGCCCAGCGCGCCGATCACCGGCTCGGCGAACTCGGGCAGCCGTGTCGACATGCCCATCGCCAGCAGGATCCCGTAGGGGCCATGGAACATAGGTCCCGGCACGCCGTGTTCGCGGCAATAGGCCTCGTCCGCGTGGATCGGATGCCAGTCACCGCTGAGCATGCACGACAAGGACATGTCGGCTTGCGTCAACGTCCGCCCCGTGCTGCGATAGCTCGCGCCGACGACCAGGTCGTGATACGAAACGGGGTTCATGCGGCCACCTCGAAGCCGGCCATCGCCGCCCAGTCGATGCATTCACACACGGAAGCCCACTCCGGCATGGCGACCGTACCGTCGACGATGCGCGGCGTGTCCGCGACGAACTGCTCGCGCATCGCCAGGAACCAGGTCAGTTCGGCCGGCAGCAAGGGCCGCGGCATGGTCGAGGCGAACTGCAGCCCGGCCCAGGTGCCTAGCGCGCTCTCGCCCATCAGGCCAGCCACAGCGGCCGCGCCCGCCGCCTGGGCAAGATGCTGCATCTGCCACGCCTGGGTCAGGCCGAAGCGGCCCGGCTTGATACTCAAGGCCCGCGCTCCGCGTTCCAGGAACAGGCGTGCATCGCGCACGTCCGTCATGCCGAAATCGACCAGCAGGGGCGTATCCAGCGCCTGCTGCAACAGCGAGAACTCACGGTCCGGCGCGAAGGCGCAGGGATCCTCGACCGCCACCGCGCCGGCCTCGATCATGGCCCGCGCATAGGTGTCCGCCTGTTCCGTCGGATAGGCGCCATTGGCGTCCACATACATCGCGACGCCATCGCCCACCGCATGCCGCACCGCGGCCATGCAGGCCAGGTCCACGTCGAGCCCCTGTCCGCCCTTGATCTTGAGCGTGCGGAATCCATGGCGCGCCACCATGTCGCCCGCCTCGCGCGCCATGGCGTCGGGCGGCTGGCGCGTCACGGCCCACGACACGGGCACCTTCGGCTGCCCATTCCGCTGCCGCCATGGCGGTACGCCCGAACGTGCGGCAAGCCAGTCCCAGCACGCGTTGTCGATCAGCGCCTTGGCCGGCGCATTGCCTGGGATGGTATCGAGCGCCGCGCGCGTCCGGCGCGGATCGGCCAGCCCCTGCCCGCGCACCAGCGGCTCGAAGATCTCGGCCAGCACGCTGCACAGGCTGGCCGCCGTGGCGCCGACCCAGGTCGGCTTGACGGCCACTTCGGCAGCGCCCGCGCAGCCGGATTCGGTCTCGATGCGCAATACCACGAAGGTGGCGCCGGTCTCCGTCATGTCGCTCCACTGCACCGCACGGACATACGCCAGCTGCCGCACATACACGGTCCAGCGTGTGATCGGTTCAGCGTCGGGCATTGATACAGCCATCACTCGGTCTCCGGGAGGGTATCGATCAGCGCCTTCCATTTGGGCGACTCCACCGCGACGAAGGCCTCCAGCTGGGCCGCGTCCAGATAGTGCGGCTCCGTGCCCAACTGGGTCAGCCTGGCCTGCATGTCGGGCTCCCGCACGATGCGCGCGACCTCGGCACCGAGCCGCGACACCACCTCCGGCGGGGTACCCCTGGGCGCAAACAGGCCATACCAGGCCAGCGCTTCGAAATCGGGATAGCCCTCCTCCGCCACCGTGGGCACCGAGGGCGCCAGCGAGGTCCGTTCGCGCGAGGTCACCGCCAGCGCGCGCAGCTTGCCGGCCTGCACCTGCGGCAGCACCCCCGGCAGCGTGAAAAACGTCATCGAAACATTGCCCGCCAGGACCGCCGTGACCGCTTCGGGCCCGGTGTTATAGGGCACGTGCTTGATTCGGATATGCGCCATGCTTTGCAGCATGGCGCCCGCCAGATGCCCGGAGGTGCCCCGGCCCGCGGACGAGTACGTCAATTCGCCGGGCCGCTGCCTGGCCAGGGCCACCAGCTCGCCTACGGACTTGACCGGCAGGTCGGCGTTCACCACCAGCATATTCGGCGCCACCGCCACCATGGCGACCGGCGGCACGTCGCTCATGGGGTCGTAGGTCAGGTTCTTGTACAGGTGCGGCCCGACCGAGTGCGTGGGGCTGCCGCTGACCAGGAACACATAGCCGTCGGGCTTCGCGCGAGCCACCTGCGACGCGCCCAGGTGGCCGCCCGCGCCGGGCTTGTTCTCCACGATGAAGGGCTGGCCCAGCGCGGCGCCCAGCTTCTCCGCCAGCGCGCGGGCCAATATGTCGGCGGTCCCGCCGGCCCCGGACGACACCACCAGCCGTACCGGCTTATCCGGCCAGGCGGCATGCGCCGCCGGACCGGCCAGGCCCACCGTCAGCGCAACCATGGCTCGCGCGATTCGCATCCGTATGTTCATGCAGGCTCCTCTCATGTGGGGTCCTCTCATATGGGCTCCTCTCATGTCGCCTCCTCCGTCCGCATCTCAGACCACGCCGGATCGGCGCAGCGCGTGCAGCTCGTGTTCCGACAACCCGGCCTCGAGCAGGACCTGGTCGCTGTGTTCGCCCAGGTCGGGCGGCGGCAGGAAATCGCTGCGGTTCTCGCCGTCGTAGCGGATAGGCCTGTGCGCGGCATGCAAGACGCCGTGGCGCGGATGAACCTGTTCGTAGAACACGCCCTGGTGCCGCACTTGCGGGTCGTCTTGCAGTTCGTCCAGGCGGCGCTCCGGCGTGAAGGGCACGTCGTGCTGCTCCAGGCGCGGCGTCCAATAATCGCGGTCCTGCCGCGCGAAAACCTCGGCCAGCGTTCGCGCCAGCTCGGGATAGCGTTCGACGCGGTCCAGGCGCGACGGATACTCGGCCAGCAGGTCCGGGCGATCGATGGCCGCCGCCAGCCCGCGCCAGAACTTCTCCAGCGACGACAGATGCAGGCCGATGCGGCGCTGGTCGCGGCAGGTCAGGATGTAGGACTGCGACATCGCCGCCCGCCCGTACAGCGTAGGCGCCTGCCCGGTTGCCAGCATCGCGCCCAGCGGTTCGCACGCCAGCGCGATCATGGCTTCCAGCATGCTGACCTCGACCACGCGTCCCTCTCCTGTACGCGCGCGCTCGACCAGAGCGCCCAGGATGCCGAGCGCAGCGTACAGGCCCGCGACCGCGTCGGCCACCGCCGGCCCGGCCACCTTGGGATCCGCGCCGGCATGGAACATCGACAGCCAACCGGACGCCGCCTGGCCCACGTTGTCGTAGGCCGGGCGGGACGCGTATGGTCCGCTGGATCCGAAGCCGGTGATCGCGCAATACACCAGGCGCGGATTGAGCGCCTGCAGCCGCCGTGCGCCCACGCCCAGCTTCTCTTCCACGCCAGGGCGCATGTTCAGGATCAGGGCGTCGGCCCCGGCGACGAGCCGGTCCAGCACGGCCAGGCCTTCCGGCCGCGCATAGTCCAGCGTCAGGCTGCGCTTGTTGCGGTTGTGCGCCTGGAATTGCGGGCTGTACAGGCCGCCCTTGAACGACCGGAACGGATCGCCGGCGCCGGGCCGCTCGATCTTGATCACGTCGGCGCCCAGCTCGCCCAGCAGCATGCCGGCCAGCGGCGCGGTGATGAAATTGCCCAGGTCGAGGACCCGCATGCCGTCCAGCACCCTCATCGCGCCGCTCCCAATTCGGCCTGCAGGAAGCGTCGCGTGCGCGCGTGCGCCGCATCGGCATCCTCGGCCGCGCCGCGCGTGTAGAAGCCGTGGTCGGCTTGCGGATAGCGGTGCAGCACGGCACGCGCGGCGGGCCCGGAGGAGAGCAGGGCCGCCTCGATCCGGTCGACAACTTCGGCCGGCGCGTAACGGTCGCGGCCGCCGTAGTGCAGCATCAGCGGGCATCGCAGCGCCGCGACCTCGTCCAGATGCTGCTCGATGCCCACGCCGTAGAAGGCGACCGCGGCATCGACATCCAGACTGGCGGCCGCCCGGTACGCCAGCTTGCCGCCCAGGCACAACCCCAGCACCACCACGCGACCCGAGAAGCCGGGCATGGCGCGCACGTGCGCCACCGTTTGCCCGATGTCCTCGATACCGGCGGCCTCGTCGAAACGTTCCAAATACTCGAAGGCCCGCGCCACGCCGGCCTTGTCGTGAGCAAGCTCGACGCCGGGCTCCAGGCGCCAGAACAGGTCCGGCGCCAAGGCCAGGTAGCCCTCCTCCGCATAGCGGTCCGCCACCGCACGGATCGTATCGGTCACGCCGAAGATCTCCTGCAGGACGATCACCGCATGGCCATTGGGAACGGCGGGCACGCTCTTGTAGGCCTGGAAGGCGCGGCCATCCGCCGCGCGGATCGGTTCGATAGGGGAATGCATGGAGTCCTCGTTGGCGTCAGGCCAGGTAATTGCCTTTCAGAATCTCGCGCGCGATGGAATTGCGATGGATCTCGGTGGTCCCGTAGCCGATCGACATGCCGCGCGCATCGCGGAAATAACGCTCGAACGGATATTCCTCGGACAGGCCATAGGCGCCGGCCAGCTGCATGGCCTGGTTCGTGACCCGCACCGCCATTTCGTTGGCGTAGGTCTTGGCGATGGATACCTGGGCCACGGAATGCCGGCCTTGGTCCAGGCTCACAGCGGCCTCGTAGACCAGGGCGCGCGCCGCCTCGATATCGATCGCCATGTCGGCCAGCTTCCATTGCAGCCCCTGGTTGTCCGCCAGCGGCCGGCCGAACTGCACGCGGTCCTTCAGGTGCTGCACCGCCTGGGCCAACGCGGCCTGCGCCAGTCCCAGGCAGATGGGGGGATTGCCGATGATGCGGTCGGCGTCGAGCACGTGCAGCAGGTCGCGCATGCGGCCCGCGGGCAGCAGCAGGTTCTCCGCCGGCACCTTGCAGTCCTGGAACACCAGCTCCGCCATGCCCGTGCCGCGCAGGCCCAGCAGGTCCAGGTGGCGGCCCACCGAGAACCCCGGCGTGGCGCGTTCGACCAGCACGGCCCCCACGCCCTTCATCCCCGGTTCGTCGGTCAGGCGGACCAGCACCAGGAACACGTCGGCGACCTGCGCACCGCTGCACCACAGCTTGCTGCCGTTGATCACGTAGTGGTTGCCCTGCCTGACGGCCCTGGCCTGCACATTGCCCACGTCCGAGCCCGCATTGGCCTCGGACATGCTCCAGGCCGCGTACCGCTCCGCCTTGGCGAACGAAGGCAGGTAGCGTTGCTTGATGTCTTCCGATCCGATGTGCAGGATGGCGCGCGGCGTGGCGCCGTCGGTGCAGGAAAACAGCATCGCCGTATTGGCGCACGAACGCGCCAGCTGCTCCACCACCAGCACCGTCTCCAGCAGGCCGAGCCCCGCGCCGCCATACGTCTCGGGCAGGAAGATGCCCGTGTAGCCGTGCTCGGCCAGCACCTTCAGATTCTCGGCCGGCGGCCGGTATTCCTTGTCGGCACCGGCCGCCGCCGGCGCGAACCGGTCCTGCGCCAAGGCGCGCACGGTGTCGCGGATAAGCCGCTGTTCTTCAGTCAGTTCCACTATTCGCCCTTTGCGCCCGTCAGTTTGATGATGCGGCCGTACTTCACCGATTCTTCTTCCATGAAACGCGCGAACGCCTCGGGACCGGACGGCGCCGCCTCGACGCCCAGCTCGGCCAGCTGCTTTTGCAGGTCAGGGCTTTGCAGCACGCGACGTATCTCCTCGCTGAGCCGCGCCACGAGTGCGGGCGGCGTCGACGCCGGCGCGACCACGCCGTACCAGGTCATGAATGCGAAATCGGGCAGGCCGGCCTCCGCCACGGTCGGGATGTCCGGCGCGATGGGCGAGCGCTTGGCGCCCGATACCGCCAGGCCGTTCAGGCGGCCGTTGCGCACCTGCGGCAAGCCGGTCGACATGCCGGTGAACATCACATCGACCTGTCCGCCCATCACGTCGGCGAGCGCCGGCGCCACGCCCTTGTAGGGCACGTGCACCAGGTCGATATTCGCCAGCGCACGCAACCATTCCATGGCGAGGTAGTGCGGCGTGCCGTTGCCGATCGAGGCGTAGGTGATCTTGCCGGGCCGCGCGCGGGCAGCCTCGATAAGTCCCTTTACCGTGGATGGACCGGTCTTGGGATTGGCGACCAGGATGAAGGGAACGGAAACCAGCTGCGCCACCGGCGCGAAGTCCTTGCGCCAGTCGTAGGACAGCTTCTGTCCGAAGAAATAAGGATTGAGCACGTGCGAGTCGGTCACCAGCCCGATCGTGTAGCCATCGCCCGGCGCGCGGGCCACCGCCTCGGTGCCGATGATGGTGCTGGCGCCGGGCCGGTTGTCGATGATGACGGGCTGTCCCAGGCTGTCGGACATCCGCTTGCCGACGGCGCGCGCGACGATGTCCGTGCCGCCGCCGGCGGGATAGGGCACGATGAAGCGGATAGGCTTGTCAGGCCACCCGGCATGCGCGGGATGTGCCACGTGCGCGCCCAGCAGCAGTCCCAGGGCCACCGCGGCGCGGGCCCATTTTCTTGCGATCGACATGGCGTCTCCTAACGACCGGCGTCGGCCGGCGTCTGGTCCTGGCGGCTGGCTTCCTCTTCGGTGCGCAGCCATATCTCGCGGGCGATGGGATTGCCCTGCTCTTCGACCAGGTGTCCCACCAGGCCGACCGCGCGCCCGATCACGGCGATGCCGCGCGCCGCTTTCCAGGAAATGCCCAGCTCGCAGCACAGGGCGCCGATGGCGCCCGTCGCGTTCACGGGCAGTGGCTTGTCGTAGGCGGCCTGCGCATGGCGTCCGATAGCCTGCATCAGTTCGACGTAGCGCCCCGCATGGCCCTCCTGCGCGGCCACCTCGAACAGCCGCGCCGTGCGGGGGTCCTGCGGCTTGTGCAGGTTGTGTCCGACACCGGGGATGGAGCGGCCCTTCGCGCGGAAGTCGGCCACGATATCGCGGGCCAGCGAGTCGGCGTCCGCGCCATTGTGCTGTTCCCAGGCTTCGTGAAGCATGCGCGCGGCGCCCTCGGCGGTGCCGGCGAAGGTGGTGCCCATGCCGCACAGGCCGGCCGCGACCGCGGCCTGCAGGGATTCCGGCGCCCCCAGGTAGACCAGCCGTGTGGCGATGGCCATGGGCGTCATGCCATGTTCGACTAGTGTGACCAGAATGGCGTTGAAGACCCGCGATTGATGCGCGTCGGGCAGGCGCCCGGTCATCTCCAGGTACGCCATATCGCCCAGATTGAGCGTACCGATGACATCCTTAACCAGGTCCCGTCCCTGCACGAAGATGCGGTCGGGCGTGCTGCGGCCCATGCCGCTGCGGATAGGCTTATTGTGTTTATTCATGTTGTCTCCTGCCCCCTTTTTATGAGGCTTGGCGGGTGACATCGGTCACCTCTTGGAGACGAAAGATAGGCCAGGGCGTCAGACCCTGTCCAATAGACGGCCGTAATCCTCTGTATGCGGGAAACGCATAGTCCTCGCGGCGCGGCGAGGCGGAATAGGTCCTGCTAGCCCTCGGCCGCG
It encodes the following:
- a CDS encoding Bug family tripartite tricarboxylate transporter substrate binding protein, with translation MNMSRMLAAGAAALLLGAAQAAPDQAFPVKMVRIVVPFTAGGLADVLARGLAQELGARWSQPVVVENRPGANTIIAAEYVARSQPDGYTLLMANDPTVSANQYLYRKLPYDPVKDFTPVASVAQTREVLLVSKDFPARSVQELVAQAKARPGQVTYGSYGPGSKAHLDAATLSEQAGIELTHVPYKGVADVMTALVGGQINMAMVGVPPSIPMVRADKVRLLAVAAPQRIAAFPDTPTFAELGFPPMVAQSWFGLIAPAGTPPAVVRKIADDVRRAVAQPAFQEKFITSVGLEPLGQGPEAFGRFLAKDRQEYEHIIRGLKVTLD
- a CDS encoding dienelactone hydrolase family protein, whose translation is MHSPIEPIRAADGRAFQAYKSVPAVPNGHAVIVLQEIFGVTDTIRAVADRYAEEGYLALAPDLFWRLEPGVELAHDKAGVARAFEYLERFDEAAGIEDIGQTVAHVRAMPGFSGRVVVLGLCLGGKLAYRAAASLDVDAAVAFYGVGIEQHLDEVAALRCPLMLHYGGRDRYAPAEVVDRIEAALLSSGPAARAVLHRYPQADHGFYTRGAAEDADAAHARTRRFLQAELGAAR
- a CDS encoding CaiB/BaiF CoA transferase family protein, translating into MRVLDGMRVLDLGNFITAPLAGMLLGELGADVIKIERPGAGDPFRSFKGGLYSPQFQAHNRNKRSLTLDYARPEGLAVLDRLVAGADALILNMRPGVEEKLGVGARRLQALNPRLVYCAITGFGSSGPYASRPAYDNVGQAASGWLSMFHAGADPKVAGPAVADAVAGLYAALGILGALVERARTGEGRVVEVSMLEAMIALACEPLGAMLATGQAPTLYGRAAMSQSYILTCRDQRRIGLHLSSLEKFWRGLAAAIDRPDLLAEYPSRLDRVERYPELARTLAEVFARQDRDYWTPRLEQHDVPFTPERRLDELQDDPQVRHQGVFYEQVHPRHGVLHAAHRPIRYDGENRSDFLPPPDLGEHSDQVLLEAGLSEHELHALRRSGVV
- a CDS encoding acyl-CoA dehydrogenase family protein — protein: MELTEEQRLIRDTVRALAQDRFAPAAAGADKEYRPPAENLKVLAEHGYTGIFLPETYGGAGLGLLETVLVVEQLARSCANTAMLFSCTDGATPRAILHIGSEDIKQRYLPSFAKAERYAAWSMSEANAGSDVGNVQARAVRQGNHYVINGSKLWCSGAQVADVFLVLVRLTDEPGMKGVGAVLVERATPGFSVGRHLDLLGLRGTGMAELVFQDCKVPAENLLLPAGRMRDLLHVLDADRIIGNPPICLGLAQAALAQAVQHLKDRVQFGRPLADNQGLQWKLADMAIDIEAARALVYEAAVSLDQGRHSVAQVSIAKTYANEMAVRVTNQAMQLAGAYGLSEEYPFERYFRDARGMSIGYGTTEIHRNSIAREILKGNYLA
- a CDS encoding citryl-CoA lyase, whose protein sequence is MNKHNKPIRSGMGRSTPDRIFVQGRDLVKDVIGTLNLGDMAYLEMTGRLPDAHQSRVFNAILVTLVEHGMTPMAIATRLVYLGAPESLQAAVAAGLCGMGTTFAGTAEGAARMLHEAWEQHNGADADSLARDIVADFRAKGRSIPGVGHNLHKPQDPRTARLFEVAAQEGHAGRYVELMQAIGRHAQAAYDKPLPVNATGAIGALCCELGISWKAARGIAVIGRAVGLVGHLVEEQGNPIAREIWLRTEEEASRQDQTPADAGR
- a CDS encoding mandelate racemase/muconate lactonizing enzyme family protein encodes the protein MAVSMPDAEPITRWTVYVRQLAYVRAVQWSDMTETGATFVVLRIETESGCAGAAEVAVKPTWVGATAASLCSVLAEIFEPLVRGQGLADPRRTRAALDTIPGNAPAKALIDNACWDWLAARSGVPPWRQRNGQPKVPVSWAVTRQPPDAMAREAGDMVARHGFRTLKIKGGQGLDVDLACMAAVRHAVGDGVAMYVDANGAYPTEQADTYARAMIEAGAVAVEDPCAFAPDREFSLLQQALDTPLLVDFGMTDVRDARLFLERGARALSIKPGRFGLTQAWQMQHLAQAAGAAAVAGLMGESALGTWAGLQFASTMPRPLLPAELTWFLAMREQFVADTPRIVDGTVAMPEWASVCECIDWAAMAGFEVAA
- a CDS encoding long-chain-fatty-acid--CoA ligase encodes the protein MILGDIIERNARCYRDHPAFVFEGRSISHGEFADRVRRLCNALIGMGLRRGSRIAILAQNCPRYLELYAAAGTCGFIAVGLNYRLAQADQAAILRDCEPSLLVYESAYAERVAALRGDLPADVQVLCLDSDVAGDGYERALARAGTEVPGLRARDEDTLFLIYTSGTTGVPKGVMLGNAAQVEQARMLALTHSAGQDDRMLVVMPMYHIGGTTELLSYLICGATIVLHARFDPGEILSSIEAQRVTAAHFAPIMIQAMVDMQAATPCDVSSLKMVCYASAPMSVALSRRARATFGPIFMQAYGMTEHGPGTVLLKHQHLPDGTPEQAARMASAGQPILGVDIRIVGEDGAVLPDGQVGEIQMRSAALMQGYWRKPLETAAALADGWMKTGDLGHFDADGYLFIVDRKKDMIISGGENIYSREVEEALLLHPAVREAAVVGVPDDKWGESVKAFVALQPGARTDEAALVEHCRGLIASYKKPRSIEFMEALPRLPSTNKIDKKALRAPYWQGGRQVA
- a CDS encoding Bug family tripartite tricarboxylate transporter substrate binding protein, yielding MSIARKWARAAVALGLLLGAHVAHPAHAGWPDKPIRFIVPYPAGGGTDIVARAVGKRMSDSLGQPVIIDNRPGASTIIGTEAVARAPGDGYTIGLVTDSHVLNPYFFGQKLSYDWRKDFAPVAQLVSVPFILVANPKTGPSTVKGLIEAARARPGKITYASIGNGTPHYLAMEWLRALANIDLVHVPYKGVAPALADVMGGQVDVMFTGMSTGLPQVRNGRLNGLAVSGAKRSPIAPDIPTVAEAGLPDFAFMTWYGVVAPASTPPALVARLSEEIRRVLQSPDLQKQLAELGVEAAPSGPEAFARFMEEESVKYGRIIKLTGAKGE
- a CDS encoding MaoC/PaaZ C-terminal domain-containing protein, giving the protein MNPVSYHDLVVGASYRSTGRTLTQADMSLSCMLSGDWHPIHADEAYCREHGVPGPMFHGPYGILLAMGMSTRLPEFAEPVIGALGLKEWQYRRPLVPGDTVHVRTAIHAKRIASSGRRAIVERHFALVDTQSRVVQEGYASTLLLLDPEVQTT
- a CDS encoding Bug family tripartite tricarboxylate transporter substrate binding protein; the encoded protein is MNIRMRIARAMVALTVGLAGPAAHAAWPDKPVRLVVSSGAGGTADILARALAEKLGAALGQPFIVENKPGAGGHLGASQVARAKPDGYVFLVSGSPTHSVGPHLYKNLTYDPMSDVPPVAMVAVAPNMLVVNADLPVKSVGELVALARQRPGELTYSSAGRGTSGHLAGAMLQSMAHIRIKHVPYNTGPEAVTAVLAGNVSMTFFTLPGVLPQVQAGKLRALAVTSRERTSLAPSVPTVAEEGYPDFEALAWYGLFAPRGTPPEVVSRLGAEVARIVREPDMQARLTQLGTEPHYLDAAQLEAFVAVESPKWKALIDTLPETE